The DNA sequence GGCGCGCTCCTGTGCACCGACGACACTTCCATCCCCAAGTTCGACGCGCAGGGGATGAAGGTCTCCCTCGAGTCCGAGGAGGCGCTGCGGCGGGCGTCGGTCGTGATCGACTGCACCCCGGTCGGCAACGACAACAAGGCGAAGAGCTACGAGCACCACCGCCAAGAGACGCTCGGCTTCGTGGCGCAGGGGAGCGAGTTCGGCTTCGGGAAGATGTACGCGCGCGGAGTGAACGATTCAGCCCTGGAGCGCGGAAAGGATCAGTTCGTCCAGGTAGTGAGCTGCAATACGCACAACATCTCCGTCCTGGTCGACACTCTCGCCCTCCGCAAGAAAGATCCGGCGAACCTGGTCGAGGGGCGCTTTCTCCTGATGCGCCGGGCGAGCGACATCAGCCAGGACGGCGACTACATCCCGGCGCCCAAGGTCGGCAAGCATGACGATCCGGTCTTCGGCACGCACCACGCCCGCGACGCCTTCCACCTCTTCGAGACGCTCGGCTACAAGCTGAATCTCTTCAGCTCGGCGATCAAGATCCCGACCCAGTACATGCACTGCCTCTGGTTCAACATCCGTCTCAAGGAGAAGGTCTCGCACGAGCAGGTCATCCAGCGTCTGAAGGGGAACGATCGGATCGCCCTGACCGAAAAGAAGTCGGCCAACCAGATCTTCTCCTTCGGCCGCGACCACGGGCACTACGGGAGGATCCTGAACCAGACGGTCGTCGTGGTCCCGACCCTCCAGGTCCGGGAACTGGGTGAAGGAAGCGAGGTCATCGGCTTCTCCTTCACCCCGCAGGACGGCAACTCCCTGCTGAGCAGCATCGCGGTCAGCGCCTGGTTCCTCTATCCCGACGACTACGAACGCAGGATCCAGTGCCTCCTGCCGTACTTCTTCCCGGAGGTCTAGACCGACTCGCGGCCACGCGGAACGGGCGCGCACCCTCCGCCCGTCCGCGGGGGCCGGCCGATCGGCCGGCTAGATCTCGATCGTGGCGCCGACCCCGGAGGCCTTCGCAAGCTCGTAGACGCGCGCCGCGGTGGCGGCGTCCTGGACGGCGAGGCCGACCGACTTGAAGAGCGTGATCTCCTCGCTCGAGGAGCGTCCAGCCTTGCGCCCCGCGATGATCTCCCCCAGGGAAGCGTGGATCCTCTCCTCCGCGAACGCCCCTTCCCGGATCGGAATCAGCAGATCCCCGGCCTCGGCGAGACAGGCGGGCAAGTGGTCCACGACGACCTTGGACCGCTGGATGGTCCGCGTGTCGAGCTCCCTGGCATCGGGGGAGTGGGATCCGATCCCGTTGATGTGGGTTCCCGGACGGATCCAGGTTCCGTCGAAGATCGGCTCCTTGCTCGAGGAGGCCGCGCAGACGATGTCGTTCTCGACGCAGGCCCTGGGGTCGCCGACGACCTCCACCTTCCAGTGGCTCGTCGCGGAGACGTCGGCCGCGAACTTCTCGGCCGCCTCCCGGACAGGATCGTGCACGACGACGCGGTCGATCGGTATGACCTCGGCGATCGCCAGAAGCTGCGTGCGGGCCATGACGCCCGCGCCGAAGACTCCGACCGTCCGCGCGCCGGGGCGCGCGAGGTGCTTCGTCGCGACTCCGGAGACGGCTCCCGTCCTCATCGCCGTGAGGAATCCGGCGTCCATGATCGCGATCAGCGCGCCGCTGCTCGGATCGTTGAGCAGGAGCGTCCCGATCGTGGTCGGGAGGTTGCGGAGCTTCGGATTCTCCGGATAGACCGTGACCACCTTCACGGCGAGCGCCTCGAGGTCGCCGTCGCCGCCCACGAAGGCGGGCATCGCCAGATGGAGCCCGTGGTGGCGCTCGATCCTGATCGCGGTGCGCTGGGGCATCGCGACGTTGCCGAGGGCGAGCTGCCGCAGCCCTTCCTCGACGGCGGCGATGGCCTCCTTCATCGTGAGCACCTTCTGGACATCCTTGCGGGTCAAGAGCAGCGGCATCTTCCCTCCCTTCTTCCCGTGGCCGATCGCTCGGCGGATCTTAGAGGCTACCCAGAGGCGGGGCGATCACGATCTCCTCGACGAGCGCATCAGGGCCGGCTTCGATGGCCGTCCGGATCGCCCGGGCGACGTCCCCGGGCTTCATCATGCGCGAGCGGTCCCACTCCCCCGCCAGGCGGTCCCACAGCGGGGTGTCGGTGGCCCCGGGGAGGACCGCCGTGACCCGGATCCCCTTGCTTCTCAGCTCCACGCGCATCGCTTCCGTCAGGCCGAGAGCCCCGAACTTCGAGGCGTTGTAGGCGGCATTCCTCGGGAAGGGGACGCGCCGGTGATCCAGGCCGCGCGCTTCATCGATCCGGAGTCCTCCTTCGCGCGCATCAGCGGATCGTATGATGGCCGATCAGGTTCATGAACTCGCTCCGGGCCGCACGATCGTCCCTGA is a window from the Candidatus Eisenbacteria bacterium genome containing:
- a CDS encoding ornithine cyclodeaminase family protein, producing MPLLLTRKDVQKVLTMKEAIAAVEEGLRQLALGNVAMPQRTAIRIERHHGLHLAMPAFVGGDGDLEALAVKVVTVYPENPKLRNLPTTIGTLLLNDPSSGALIAIMDAGFLTAMRTGAVSGVATKHLARPGARTVGVFGAGVMARTQLLAIAEVIPIDRVVVHDPVREAAEKFAADVSATSHWKVEVVGDPRACVENDIVCAASSSKEPIFDGTWIRPGTHINGIGSHSPDARELDTRTIQRSKVVVDHLPACLAEAGDLLIPIREGAFAEERIHASLGEIIAGRKAGRSSSEEITLFKSVGLAVQDAATAARVYELAKASGVGATIEI
- a CDS encoding SDR family NAD(P)-dependent oxidoreductase codes for the protein MIRSADAREGGLRIDEARGLDHRRVPFPRNAAYNASKFGALGLTEAMRVELRSKGIRVTAVLPGATDTPLWDRLAGEWDRSRMMKPGDVARAIRTAIEAGPDALVEEIVIAPPLGSL